The genomic window GTATGGGCTGGTATCTGCAGCACATGAATCTTGGGCAGCAGCTGACTCCTCTGTATAAAAGCTCACCTGACAACTGTGGATTCTTTCTGTGGCTTTACAGTTGCAGGAGATGGAAGAGAAATATCTAAATTCTGAGCGTTGTGTTCAGAACTTGATGGCTGCCTTGGATGAGAAAGACAGACAAGAGGTAGCTGCTACCCTGGAACTGGAGGACCAGCTGTCAGCATACGTTGAGTACCAGAGTACTGTGAAACAACTGGAAGAACACATGCTGTGGTGAGGGAACAAGTGGGTTGGGGTGTCTGTTGCTTGCAGGAATTGGGAGGAAACAACAGGACACATACTCTGATTTTGAAGGACACTCttgcttttgattttgtttcttcacaTTGTACATCTGGAATTGGTGCTCTCCTTGgagaattttctttaataagacCGATATGTCTCTTTAAGCCTTGAAATTCAGAATGCCAGATTGGAAGCCACTGTCCACCAACAAAGCAACAGGACTGAAGACCTGCAGAGAGACCAGCAAGCCTCTGCCTCAGTAAGCTGCTCATACTTGAGACGATTACAGTTCCTTGGGCAGAGGGTATGGGCCGGTATCTGCAGCTGTGAATGCTTGGGCAGCAGCTGACTCCTCTGTATAAAAGCTCACCTGACAACTGTGGATTCTTTCTGTGGCTTTACAGTTGCAGGAGatggaagagaaatatttaaattctgaGCGTTGTGTTCAGAACTTGATGGCTGCCTTGGATGAGAAAGACAGACAAGAGGTAGCTGCTGCCCAGAACCAGGTGTCAGCATATTTTGACTACCAGACTACTGTGAAAGAACTGGAAGAACACGTGACACGGTGAGGGAACAACACAGTGAGACGAGGTGTCTGTTGCTTGCAGAGTCTGGGTGGAAACCACAGGAGAGATACTCTGATTTGAGTGGTACTCTTTGGCTGTGTAACTTCATGCTGTTTATCTGGAATTGGTGCTTGTTCTTGTGGGTTCTGGCAATAAGacctgtatttctttttaagccTTGAAATTCAGAATGCCAGATTGGAAGGCTATCCAGCAACAGAACGACAGGTTtgaagccctgcagagagacctaCCAGCCTCTGCCTCAGTAAGCTGCTCATAAATTTCGCTTTTCATGACTCCTGAGCCTAATTACCAATTTCTGTGGGTACATTTTATGGTGAGGTTTtcctggagagccaaggggagCTTGGTTCCTGCATTCTTTGAAATACAGGCTTctcagaaagcagctgagaacCTTGCTTTCACAGCAAGTGGCCTTTGAGTGGCATTTCTAGTTTTGAATAGAAGCAGTGAAGTTTTCCCTGCTTCCCCCTGGCAGCATGGGGCTGCTtagctggaaaaggaggagggagagatcATTGGTTTTTTGGCTACCTCTTGGTAGCCAGCAGCATTTCTTTGTTGGAATTCACTCTGGAGACAGGCATAATTCTGCAACTGAAGAAGTAAAAGCCCCCATAATATGCTCAGCGCAAACCTCATGCCTGTGGAACACCATTGCCCTAGAACgcagtgccacagctgcagcagaaggttGCCAATGCAGCTCTAGAGCAATCCACATCCAAATCTTCACTGGCAGTTACTAGGAGCCACAAGGCTGACCTCTAGAAAGGCAACCTGTACTTGCATAAGGAACTAGCTAGGTTTGAGCAGAGTTAGGGAAAGCCTGTGCCTTTAGAATGAAGCTGTGGGTACCTATTTCTGCCAATACACCTTGAAAAAGAACAAGACAGTATTGACAAGTACTTGAGACGATTACAGTTCCTTGGGCAGGTATCTGCAGCAGCTGACTCCTCTGTATAAAAGCTCACCTGACAACTGTGGATTCTTTCTGTGGCTTTACAGTTgcaggagatggaaaagaaatatctAAATTCTGAGCGTTGTGTTCAGAACCTAATGGCTGCcttggaggagaaggaaagagaaacaacaGCTTTTGCCAAGAAACTGCAGGACCAGGTGTTGAAAAATTTGGAGACAGTGAAACAACTGCAAGAAGAGATGCAACGGTGAGTGAACACAGTGGAACCAAGTGTCTGTTGCCTACACAAGTTGGTTGGAAACCACAATAGATAGCTGGGTAGCCTTGTTGCATCACAGTAAATCATTATGGTTTTGAATGATGCTTTTGATTTGGTATGTTttagtctgtttttttttttttttttttgaattgGTGCTCTGGCAGATTTTTATAATAAGGCCTTTATTTCTTGTTAAGCCTTGGATTTGAAAAGACCTGTTTGGAAGCAACTGTCCAACAACAAAGCAGCAGGATtgaagccctgcagagagagcGTCAAGCCACTACCTCAGTAAGCTGTCgtaaatttctcttttcatgaCTCCTGAGCCTAGTTACCTATTTCTATAgggaaatgtgtatttttcccAGAGAGCCAAGGGGAGATCAGTTCCTTCTCTATTCTGCTGAATAGAGGCTGCTCAGAAAGCAGCCTAGGATCTACTTGGCTTTCATAGCAAGTGGCCTTAGAGTGTTCTCTATGGCCTGTCCTACAGAATAGTGGCCTTTCATTAGTAGCTTTGAATAGTAGTCCTGCTTTGGGCTTCATCCTAAGTGAAAAGAATTACTTATAGTAGTAGCTCAGGGTTCTGCCTTGATTGCTGATGGTAGTGaggaggcacagctgcctctctgAGCCAAGCTGGGCCCTTGAACTTGGGTACATACAATTGACAGGTGGGGAgagttctctttttctttgtggtGGTTGAAGGTGCACTGTCTCTTTCAGGCACAGGCAGCCTCCCAGGAGAGACTGGAACACATCAAAGCAAGTCATCATGCTTCTCGGAGAAACCAGCTAAAAGACAGAATTGGACATCCTGAATGTGAATTGGACAAGATAAAAAAGACTCCACAAGACAGTACTTTCCCAAAAGAATGTGCACAGGCAGAAGTGGAAGAGGACAAGGAGCTGTATCCGGAGGAAGTGAAAACTAGACGATGCCTAGCAAAGAAAGTGGAAAGGCAAGTCCATATTTTTTGGAGTGACTCCTGTTTCCTCATGCATCTTCCTTCCAAATCACTCTTCTCCACCTGCTCAGCATCATGTGTGGAAGCATGAGATGCCATAATTCTGGTGCAAGACCCTTCCCCTTCATCAGCCttctcttcatttctctttaGTGTTTCAGCAGGAACACCACAGTAGCAACATTATTGCATTAACAGCATACTTTTCAAGTTGATATTGTTTTAACTGGTAGCTTTTTTTTTAGCAGTCTGTATCATTTCTTCATCCTGCATACCACACCAAAGATCAATTTCATGTCCATTACCCTTTGAGTATGAATAGGAAGAAAGATTAGTTCTGCCATCATTGCTGccataaataaaactttgagTATGAATAGGCCCCCTCAGAAAACAGCATTAGATTCTGTGAAGGAAAACTAGAAATTATCTTTATTGGCTTCTGTTTAAGCAGTGGCTCTGAGCTTTGAGCTTCCCTTGGGAAGGGGGGCCAGCCCAGAGTTGTTTTGCTGGTGCCTTCCAGAAGAAGCTATGTAAACACAGGGCTTTCACAGAAGGCATCCAAGCCCTCATGCTGAGCAGTCCTAGGCGTTGGCAACACTTGCTGCTCCTTGCACCTGGTGTGATGTCTTAGAAACAGGCCCTAAACAAGCTCAGGTCAAATGATGTGCTATTTTTGGAGGCTCTTCATCTCAGAAGTCAAATAATACTCAAGGACCTGGAGACTAACTTTGGGAAAGTGTTACTACCAAAGGTAACTTTGTGTGCTTTGGAATGTTTCAGAGCTAAAGAGAGCCTTGATAAAGCCAATGCTAAGCACCTCTGGAAGCGCCTTAAAAAGCAATCGTCAGTCACAGGCAGCACTGTCAGAGGAggtctggctgcagctccagttcTGCGTTCAAGTGCACTGGGACATCTTGGCAACCGTTCAGGACTGGACAGTAGTGTGAGTGCAGGAGACAGCTTGCAAAGGCAACGTAAGAAGTGCTTGTCATCA from Oenanthe melanoleuca isolate GR-GAL-2019-014 unplaced genomic scaffold, OMel1.0 S207, whole genome shotgun sequence includes these protein-coding regions:
- the LOC130266770 gene encoding uncharacterized protein LOC130266770, producing MPDWKAIQQQNDRFEALQRDLPASASLQEMEKKYLNSERCVQNLMAALEEKERETTAFAKKLQDQVLKNLETVKQLQEEMQRLGFEKTCLEATVQQQSSRIEALQRERQATTSAQAASQERLEHIKASHHASRRNQLKDRIGHPECELDKIKKTPQDSTFPKECAQAEVEEDKELYPEEVKTRRCLAKKVERAKESLDKANAKHLWKRLKKQSSVTGSTVRGGLAAAPVLRSSALGHLGNRSGLDSSVSAGDSLQRQRKKCLSSRRRLVASVAKVQLEQEEKLSKKMEKATDELETGFARLSKKFHLPQDRLSRAKKY